CCATACAGGCATAGggatgacgaagaacaTCAACACCTGAGAATTAGGGAATAGAGCACCATAGTACGCGAGACATGCGTAAATAGCGCCAGAAGCGCCTTCACTACCCCACCACCTGTGTCGGGAGAAGCGGTGGTAACCGAGCGAGACGAGGGAGGAGAATACACCGGCTACAATATGATTATATAATTATGAAAGGGGTTTCGTTATTAACACTGGGTTTGGGGAAAAGGaacgaggaaggaagctTACCTCCCAGATAAAGGCCAAGGAACGAGGCGGAGCCCATAATTCTAACAAAGCGGATCAACTTATGTATCCCTATGGTGAAATGCAAATTGGAACTTACGAAGCGGCTGCAGGGGCCAAAAAGTAAAGACCCAAACAATTGACAAAGATATGTGTACCATTACTATGGGAAAAGGCGCTCGTCACCAGCGTCCATCTGGAAGTAGTCTCGTCAGCTAAATGGACGTGCTCTAGGTGGCTCATCAGAGGAGAGATACACCTACATTCTCCCGGAAAAGACGTTGACTTCATTTAAGATAAAATTGTTTCTTAAAAAATATAAGAGTGAAGGATCACGGAATCGTTGCTATCAATCTCGGAAATCAGCTTTGGACTCGTCCAAACCATCGAGCTTTGATCAGCTATATGTGACGACTCACAGCGGAGGAGAGAGCATATTGCCAAAGCAAAAACACAGCTCCATTGATACCGATCAGCCCATATACAAGCGTCATGGTCGGTATCCTATCGATCCTTCTCCTAAGCCTTGTGAACCACGCCCAAGGTCCTTGGGGTCCACCACCCCCCGAACCATAACCATTACCACCCGACCGACCTCCCCGTGGGAAGTAAGTTGATCTGATGAGAGAGttggttgaagaagtgaaTGATCTCTTGGTGAGAAGGCTGGATAGGGGGGGAGATtgaggcaaaggagaagatcgGGTGGtgaaaggggaggaagtGAGGAGTGATCGGCTGGGTCCGGCAGTGCGAGGGATGAATGGCGTAAAGAAGGCGTGTGAGGGTCTGATAGTGGCCATAGAAACTGGTTGAACCCTTGGAAATGAATGCGAGAGTCCGAACGCCGCTCTTAATGCCATTTTGTTGAACGTTATCGGGGGTGTATagagcgaagaagatgaaaaaggaCGCATATGAATCGTATCGCATTATTGGGTATAAGTAGGAAATGGCAAGTTACTAAATGCAGACGTCATCATTTCAGGTTTAAATTCCCGCGTATCTCATTCGC
This window of the Cryptococcus neoformans var. neoformans B-3501A chromosome 2, whole genome shotgun sequence genome carries:
- a CDS encoding hypothetical protein (HMMPfam hit to Rhomboid, Rhomboid family, score: 61.0, E(): 3.1e-15) → MRPFSSSSLYTPPITFNKMALRAAFGLSHSFPRVQPVSMATIRPSHAFFTPFIPRTAGPSRSLLTSSPFTTRSSPLPQSPPLSSLLTKRSFTSSTNSLIRSTYFPRGGRSGGNGYGSGGGGPQGPWAWFTRLRRRIDRIPTMTLVYGLIGINGAVFLLWQYALSSASTSFPGECRCISPLMSHLEHVHLADETTSRWTLVTSAFSHSNGTHIFVNCLGLYFLAPAAASIMGSASFLGLYLGAGVFSSLVSLGYHRFSRHRWWGSEGASGAIYACLAYYGALFPNSQVLMFFVIPMPVWVAIGGIFAVSPFFAFLVFCCSGSLDFSSWSFFLNYEVADAM